The Myxococcales bacterium genomic sequence CCGTGGGCGTGGCCTTCGAGACCTTGCAGACCGAATACTGGGTGGCCAGCTTCGAGATCATGAAGGCCGAGCTCGAGCGACGAAACATTCGCATGCTCGAGGCGATCGCCGACGGAGACGCCAACCGCCAGCTCGAGCAAGTCAAGACCTTCGTTGCGCGGAGGGTAGACGGGATCATCATCGCTCCCAAGGACGCCCACACGGTGATCCCCATGGTCAAGGCGGCCAACCGTGCCGGCATACCGGTGGTGCTGTACAACCGCCCGCCCGCGCCCAGCAAGGCCAAGTCGATCACGGTGGGCGTGGACAATTTCAGCATCACACGCGACACGGTCCTGCACATGTGCGAGCTGGCGCGTCAGGTGAAGCCCCCGGAAGGCAAGCGCAAGCACGAGGCGCTCCTGGTGATGGGCGACCTCGGAGACTTCAACGCCATCGGGCGACGAGACGGCTTTCTGAGCGCCGTCGAGGCTTGCCACGACAGGGTGGAGGTGGTGAGCCGCGTGCCCTCTGAGTGGAATCAGGAAAAGGCGCTGGCCGGGGTGACCAACGGTTTGCAAGCCCACCCGAACATCAGCTTCGTCTTCACCTCGTCGGATTTTCTCTTGCCCTCGGTCATGTCGGCGTTGAAGGCCGCTGGCAAATGGGAAAAGGTAGGCTCTGACCACCATGTCATCCTCGGCGCCTTCGATGGAGACGCCACGGCCTACGCGCTCTTGAGGGCTGGCTACCTCGACGTCGACGGCGTACAAGACGTATTCTACCAAAGTCAGTTGGTCGTAGACGCCCTGCTGGGCGCGCGCGCCGGCCGAGCCGTCGCGCCCGTCGTGCTCGATCCGGGGCTCGTGGTTCACCAGGGGAACTTGGGCACCTTGGGGCCCCGCATGTGGGGCGCGGCCGTATCGAAAGTGGTCAAGCCCTCGAGTTGAGCTTTCCCCGAGGAAGGCTCCTCGGAAGTGTTTCGCGTGCGTGTAAGGAGTGTGAGTGATGCCCGCATACTCAAATGGTCCGCTTCTGGTGCCTGCGACGGCGGCGCCGCCCGCCAACGAAGGTACGGGCGCGCGCCCGCGAAGGCCCTCGGGCCTTGGCTCGGCAGGTTTAGTGTTGATGCTGGCGGTCCTCTATTTCGTTCTGTTGTTGCCCGTGGCGCCCGATCTGGCGAACATCGAGAACCTCAAGCTGATCCTGTCGAATATGCTTCCTTTGCTCGCAGTCACGCTCGGACAGACCTTCGTCTTGATCACGAAGGGGATCGACCTATCCGTGACCGCGATTATCGCCGCCGCCTCGGTGGCGGGTGCTGCCGTCATGGCCCTGCCGGGGTGGACAGGCGCGGCGGCGCTCCTTGTCGGCTCCCTGGTGATGGTGGGCCTGGGTGCCGCCGTGGGTTTGATCAACGGACTGGCGGTTACGAAGCTCACCATGCCGCCCTTCATGGTCACGTTGTCGACGATGATGGCTCTGTCGGGTGCCGCCGTCTTCGGCACGCGAGGCACTGGCATCTATGGCCTTCCCGCGGTGCTGGCCGTGTTGTCGCAGGAGGAGCTGGGTGGTGTGCCTTACGCCGCTCTGCTAGTCGTGCCGCTTGGCGTTTTCGCCCACGTCCTCCTGTTTCGAACGCTTCTTGGGCGTTGGCTCTTCGCCGTGGGCCGAAACCCGAAGACGGCCCGCGTCTCGGGTGTGCCTGTGCACAGGACGATCGTCTTGGCGTACGTCCTGTGTGGAGGCTTCACCGCCGTGGGTGCCTTGCTCTACACGGGGCGGCTCGAGACGGGCTCACCGGTGCTGGGCCAACGCATCTTTCTCGACGTCGTCGGCGCGGCCGTGATGGGAGGCGTGAGCCTGTTTGGGGGGAAGGGCAGCGTGGCGGGCGTGCTGTGTGGCGTATTGTTCATCACGCTCATCGACAACAGCCTCGACATCCTTGGCTTCTCCAGCTTCGCCGTGCTCATGACGAAGGGCGTGGTCATTCTCATGGCGGCGGTTCTCGATGCAACGCGCGCGCGACGCGTGGCCGCGTAGGTTCAACGGAGCGGCCATGACGGGACCCCTCGAAAGTCACGCGGGTGAGAGCTTGGTTCTGCAGTGCCAGGACGTCACCAAGAGTTACTTCGGCGTCCGTGTGCTGGCGGGTGTCAGCTTCTCGCTCGCGCCGGGCCGTGCTCTCGGCCTGATCGGTGAGAACGGCGCAGGGAAGTCGACCCTGATGAACATCCTCGGGGGCGTCACGCAGCCCGATGGGGGCCGCCTGAGCGTGTGCGGGACCCCGTATGTGCCCAAGAGCCCCACGGAGGCGCGGGCCCACGGGATCGCGTTCATCCACCAAGAATTGAACTTGTTCCCGAATTTGTCGATCGCCGAGAACATCTTTCTCACGGGGTTTCCTCACGCGAAGCGGGTGCCGCCCTGGGCACGCCTTTTGGCGCCTATCGACCGAAGGCGGAACGCGGCGCTGACGCGGACTTTGCTGGCGTCCGTCGATCTCGACGTGTCGCCCGATGCGCGGGTCGACACGCTTTGTCCTGGCGAGCGGCAGCTGGTGGAGATCGCCAAGGCCCTGGCCTTCGACGCCCGCATCGTCATCTTCGACGAGCCCACCACGTCGCTGACCGCCAGGGAATGTGAGCGGCTCTTCGGCCTCATCGAAAGACTCAAGCGGGAGGGGCGCTCCGTGATTTTCATTTCGCATGCGCTCGAGGACGTGAGGCGGCTATGCGAGGACGTCGTGGTGTTGAGAGACGGTGAGGTGGTGGGGCAGGGCCCACGCGAGGCGTACCCGCTCGATCGGATGGTGTCGCTGATGGTGGGGCGGAAACTGGAGCAGCTCTTTCCGCACCGCGGGACGACGCCCACGGACGAGCCGGTGTTGGAGGTGAAGGACCTGGCACAACCGGGTGTCGTCGACGGCATCAGCTTTACCCTCCGCCGGGGAGAGGTGTTGGGGATCGCCGGCTTGATGGGGGCAGGACGCTCGGAGCTGGCACGCATTCTGTTCGGCCTGGAACCCGCCGCCCTGGGGCAGGTCGTTCTGTCCGGAGCGCCCTTCGGCCACCGCAGTCCCGCGGCCTGCATTGCGCGCGGCATGGGCTTCCTCACGGAGAACCGCCGTGATGAGGGACTTCTCATGGACGCTGACGTGCGCGAGAACGTCAGCTTGGCTGCTCTTCCGCGCTTTTCGGCGCGTGCGGGGCTTCTGGACGGAGCCGCGCTTGCCGCAGAGGTGGATGCGATTGCGCTCGCGGTGGGGATTCCGGCAAGCAAGCTAGAGGGAGCAGCCGTGAAGACCCTTTCGGGCGGCAATCAACAAAAGGTCGTCTTGGCAAAGTGGTTGCTCACCGAGCCCGATGTGTTCATCCTGGACGAGCCGACCCGTGGCGTCGACGTGGGAGCGAAGAGCGAGATCTACGCACTCATCAATCACCTGGTGGGTCGGGGTGCGGGGGTGCTGATGATTTCGTCGGAGCTCGAGGAGCTCATCGGGATGTGCGATCGGATCGTGGTCATGCACAAGGGCACGGTCACCGGCGAGTTTCGTAAAGAGTCTTTTCAGCGTGAGGAGATCTTGCGTCAGGCCTTCGGCGGAGGGCTCTCGTGACCGCGCCCCCTGCCTTTCCCACGCAGGCCCTCGGAGGACGAACTCGTCTCCGCAACGTTCTGCTCAACCACGCCTCCCTCGTGCTTCTTGGGCTCGTGTTTACGGTCTTTGGTGTGCTTGCGCCGCGCTTCTTTGCTTTCGAGAACCTGGAGAACATCCTGGTTCAGTCCTCGGTCTTGCTCATGGGGGCGGTGGGCATGACCTTCGTTCTTCTGGCTGCACAGATTGATCTGTCCGTGGGGTCGATGATGTTCCTGGCTGCGGTTCCCGCGGGCAAGCTCGTCCTTGGCGGGCATTCAGCAGGGGTGGCACTGGGGGCGGCTGTGGGGGTGGCGCTCGTCTACGGGCTGCTCAACGCGCTGGTGGTCGTGAAGCTTCGGGTGGCGGCCTTCATCGTCACGCTGGCAACGCTCTACATCGGGCGGGGTCTCGGGCTTTACATCACGCAGACCCGAGCGATGAATCTCCCGGAGTCGTTGCTGGCCGTGGGTACCACGCGGGTGGTGGGGCTGCCGCTCCCCCTCGTCGCGGCGCTCGTCGTCGTGGCCCTCGGGCACTACACGCTGTCCTCGACGCCCTATGGGCGGCAACTCTATGCCGTAGGGCAAGACGCCGAGGGCGCGCGCAAGGCAGGGTTACCCGTGCAGCGGATACGCGCCTCCGTGTTCCTCGTGAGCGCTGTGTGCGCGGGGCTGGCGGGCTTCGTGACGATCGCGCGGGTGGGAGTGGTCTCGCCCACCATGGGGAGCCAGCGCGAGCTGGCCATGATTGCTGCCGCCGTCCTGGGCGGTACGAGCCTGTTTGGCGGACGCGGCCAGGTGTTTCCAGGCACCGTCGTTGGTGCGCTTCTCATTCAGACCGTCGAAACCGGTCTCGTGATCCTCAACGTCGACCCTTATCTGTACCCTCTGTTCACGGCCGGCATCATCTTCGTGGCCGTGGCGATCGACAGCCTTCGCAACCTCGAGCGAGCGAAGCAAAGTCTCCGCAAGATCCGCCCCTTGGGGCTCCCAAAGCCGCGGTGAGGTCATGTCAGCGGACACCTGCCCCTACTTGCGGTTGGCTGGTGGCAGCGATTCGGCGTATGTGTGAGGGATGCGGGGGCTTCTCGACGCGGTGCTTGCCACGTGGGCCCTGGTCGTGGCGGGTGATGCCGATTGCCCGACGGCCGCGGAAGTGGCACGTCGCGCCCAGGCCCTGGGTGTGGACACGACGTCGGTCGGCGCTCAGGAAGGGCGGGTCGATGTGCAGAGGCTCGCGGACCAGGTGGTGCTCAGGTTGACCGGTCCAGGCGGCGAGGTGATCGCCGAGCGGCCGCTGCCGGGCAACGCGGCCTGCGGCGACCTGGCGGCCGCGGCGGCGGTGGTGGTGGCCTCCTGGGAAGGCGAGCTGCGCGCTTCGGGCGCCCTGTGGCTTCCCGAAAGACCCCCTCCGCCCCCATCCGTGAAGCCGCGCTCTCGCTACGGATTGGGCGTCGCGGGCTTGGTCGTGCCCGGGCCGTGGGCCCCGGCCGGGCGCCTCGAACTCGAGCGGGCACCCTCGCTCTCGGGTTGGGTGTGGCGGCTGGGTGTGCAGGGGGTGGGCCCCCGCCGTTTTGCCCTGGGCCTCGGCGAGGCGCGATGGTGGCGCGTGGGCGTGGGCGGGGCGGTGGGGTTTCGTTGGGGCGCGCGGGCGCTCGCGGTGGAGCCCGAACTCGAAGCCGGGGTGTCCCGCCTGGCCCTGCGAGGCGAGGGGCAGCCCGTCGACATTGCGAGCACCGCGTGGGACCCTTACGCCCGGTGGGGGGCACGCCTCGGCCTTCGGCTGCGGGCGTTTCAGCCGTGGGTCGGCCTTTTTCTGACCGTCCATCCCGTGAGGAGGACCTTGAGTTTGCGCAACTCGGACGCCGAGCGAGAGCTTCCGACACTCGAAATATTTACCGGCCTGGGGGTCACCGCTTGGCTACCCTGAAACATTCGCAGGGTCCCGCGCCACACAAGGGGAGTACGAAGGGTGTGACGAAAGACAGGTCTGATGCATGCGCGTGCGCTTCCCGACAGGGCGATGCCCCAATGGCTCCGATGCCTGAGGTGTGTCTCGACGACCTGTTCCGCCTGCACGCCGACCAGGTGGCACGCTGGGCGTCTCGCCTCTGCGGCCCCGGAGTCGAGGTCGACGACGTGGTGCAGGAGGTCTTCATGATCGCGCACCGCAAGCGGAAGGAGTTCCGGGGCGACTCCCGCCCGAGCACCTGGCTCTACGGGATCACCCAAAACGTGGTCCGGCACCGCCGCCGCAACGAGAGGGTGCGACGCTTTTTTCTGGGCGAGGTCGAACGCGATACACAGCCGGCCCGTCCCACGCCAGTGGAAGAGTTCGAGAGGCGAGAAGCGAGCCGCGCGGTGTACCGGGCCCTGGACGCGCTTCCGGAGAAGTACCGTGAAGTGTTCGTGCTCTTCGAGATCGAAGGGCTTTCCGGCGCCGAGATCTGTGAACTGACAGGACGCAATGCCTCTACGATTCGTGTGCACTTGATGAGGGCACGGGAGCAGTTCTTCAAGCGGCTCGGGGCGCTTGGCTACGACAACCTTCGCGGAGACCCTGGCGTCGCAAATCGAGAAGGGGTGTCGTCGTGAGAGGTGTTCACTCGACAGGACCATCAGACGAGCTGTTGGGCCCACGCCTGTCGGAAAGCAGGACCGGCGCTGGGCCCCCTCACGTGGAGCGGATGGCGCAGCGGCTGCTCGGGCACATGGCTCCCGCCTTGGCGCTCACGCCGGCAAGCCGGATGCGCGTTGCCGTGGCCCTGCGCGCCGCGCAACACAGGTCCGGCTCCCGGTGGCGCGGGCTGCGCTTTGGGGTCGCCTGGTGGGCGCTTGCGAGCGTGGGGGTTACCAGCTTCGCGGTGGGGGCCACGGCGGTACACCGGGTTTGGCAGGCCCACACCGATGGTGCGCTTGCCTTGGTGCCGCAACCGACGCCTGTGCGGAGGCGAGTCGTGCAAGCCCCGCCCCCTCCCGAGGTCGTCGCAATCCCGGCAGAAATCCACATGGGGCAAGCGCTTCCGGAGCCACCGTTGGAAGTCACCGTCTCGGTGGCTGCGCCGCGCCGCTCGGCAGTCCGACCTTCGGTCCGCGCGCCCGAGACCGCGGCCGCACCGCCCCCTGCGCCCGCCGTGGCCGTGTCGCCCTCGGCCCTGCTCGAGGAGTCCCAACGGCTCGAGGTGGCGCTTCGACACTTGCGTCAGGGACGGGACGGGGAAAAGGCGCTCGCAGCGCTCGATGACTACGGACGCCGCTTTCCCCATGGGGCTCTCGGTCAGGAAGCGGCGCGGGCGCGTGTCGAGGCGCTCCTCAGCCTCGGCCGGAGTCACGAGGCCTTGCAGCGGCTCGAGAGCGTTCACTTGGGCCCGGCGCAAAAAGACCTCGAGCTCCAGGTGCTGAGGGGTGAGCTTCGGGGTAAGGCCCGTCGTTGCAAAGAAGCCATGCAGGATTTCAGCGTGGTTCTGGCGCGGGTCCGCGGCGGGCCCATGGCCGAGCGGGCTCTGTTCGGCCGCGCTTCCTGCCACCTGGCAACTCAGGATCACGCCGCCGCTCGAGACGACCTGCGGGCCTACAGCCAGCGGTTTCCGAAGGGGCGCTTCGCGTCCGAGGTGGCGCGCGGGCTGGCGGCCCTCGAGTGATCGTGCCCCGCGGGAAGGCCCGCCGCACGAGGCGCGTGCCGCAAGCGCTCAACGGGCTATGCTGCTGGCCGTGCGGCGCTCACTTTTGAGCCGATGGCCACCGGGGGCATGGGTGTCTTCGCCCGGGCGGACCGGTCTGCGCTCCCTCGCCGTGGTCGGGGGCGTCTTCGCAACGGCCCTTTGCGGGTGCCAAGCTTCGCATGTGGTGGGGGACGTCACCCCGCCGGCTCGCTGCCCGCCGTTTAGGGCGGGGGTCGATCTGCCCCTCTGTACAGCGAGCTATCTGGGTGGGCAGAGCTCGGACCTCGGCGCTGTCGCGTTCGCGGCCGACGGCGCGCTCGTGGTGGGCACAGCCACGGCCCCGGGCTCGCTTCCGCAGGCTCCCCCGAAGCAACCGGGCCCGGGGACCGGCAACGGGGCCCTCCATCGCTTCGATGGCAGCGGCCACCGGCTGCTTTCGACCCTGCAGATGGGCGATGGCATCCGGGATCTCGACGTGGCGCCCACCGGGGCCATCGTCGTGGTGGGCGAGCCCTTCGGGGTGGCCCTCGTGTCCCGCGACGGTCTGAGCGTCGTGTGGACCGCCGCGTTTGCGGCCGATCGCGTGGCCATCGCTCCCTCGGGCGCCGTGGCCGCACTGGCCACCGCGACGGGCACCGTGCGTATCTTCGGGCCCGACGGCAGTTTGCGGGGCGAGTTCGCGACGCGGCTTCCGCCTGGCCAGGGCGATGTGGCCATCGGGGACAGCCCCGAGGCCGTGTTCGTGGTGGGGGCGCGCCCCGCGGGCACGCCTTCGGTGCCGGTGCTCGACGCTCATCGGCTGGATGGCAGCGTGCTGTGGCAGGCGTACGGTTTTACCGGGGAAGCCTTGGCGGCGAATAACCTGGGCGCCAGCAGCACGGGCATCGCCGTGGTTTTCGGGCGCGACGGCAAGCTCTACTACCTGGGGGAAAGCCAGGGCGGCAACACGGTTCACGGGCGCGAGCCGGGTGACCTGGGCAAGCCTGCGCCCGTGGTCGGAAGCGGGGATCGTTACCTCACCCCGTTCAACACGTCCCGCTTCGTGGGCTTTGTGGGCCGCTTCCGCGCGGCAGACGGCACACTCGAGGCCGGCCAGTTCCTGGTGCCTCGCGAGCCGGGTGACTCGGGCAACCCCGCAGGCGTCGACTTGCGCCCGCGGGCGTTGGCGGTGGATGCCGAGGGGCGGGTGTTGGTGGGAGGGACGCAAGCGTGCTGTGGCCCCGAGGGCACGCAAAAGCTCCTGGCTGGTCAGTCGGTCGCGCCTGCCGCCGAGGGCGTGGACGGGGTCGCGATCTTGCTTGCACCCGATCTGGCTCGCACCGAGGTGTGGACCACCTTTGGTACCGGTGGGGGCTCGGCGGCCGTGGCGGTGGCCCTGGGGCCGCAACGAGCTGCACTCTTGGCGCTCCAGACCCTGGCGCAACAGCAAGCCGCGCCTTTGGTGACACACGAGGCCCTTGCGCCAGGGCCTGCGGGCACGCCTTGGGCCACCTATTTTTCAGTCTGGCCCACGCCCTCGCGGTAGGGTGGGCACCTGCATGACGGTTGCCTGCTTCGGAATGGGCCTGCACGCCTTCCGCGCCCGGGGGCAACGGGGCGCACGGCGCGGGTGGCGAGCGCTCACCCTGGCAGTGTGCCTGCTCTTCCTGCTCTTCCTGCTCTTGGGGGGGTGCCGCGCGCGCCCTTCACCGCCCGCGGAGCCTCTCTCTGCGATTCTGCCTGCGTCCGCCCAAACACTTTTGTCCTTCGACGTGCAGGCGATCCGCCGCTCGCCCCTGTGGCAGGCGGTGTCGCTGGCGATGCAGCGTCGCGCGGCTCACGCACAGCTCTTCGCGGAGGTGAGGGCACGTACGGGCTTCGACCCTCTCGAAGACCTGCAGCGGGTGGTGGTGGCGTTTCCGGAAGCGGCTCGGCGTTCGGGCGAGTTTGCTCTCGTCCTCGTCGCCGACCACGCGGACGAACGGCGTCTCGTGGCGTATGCCCGGGACGAAGCGAGCACCCGAGGTCAGGACATTCGCCAGGAGGAACATGCGGGCCGCCGGCTGTGGGTCGAGCAGGGCCCTCCGCGCCGTGCGGGGTTCTTTCTCGATCGTCGCACGTTCGTGCTGGGGGGGGGCGGCTGGGGCCACCTGATGGCCGAGACCGCTTCGTCCGCGGGTGAGCCCAGGGACGGCCCCGCAGGTTCAGGCGAGCTATGGAATCTCTTTCACAAGCTGCCTCGGGCCTCGGCGGTGCGCGCAGTCGCCGTGGTGCCCGGGTCGACGCGCACCCAATTGGCTGCGGACAGCCGTTTGCGAGCCGCCTCGTCCATTGCACGCCTGGCGTTGTCTCTCGCGCTGGATACAGGCGTCGAGGCGCACCTGCGGATCGAAACCTCCTCGCGCGAGGCTGCGCAAGCGCTGGGTGGTCAGGTGGAGCGCTTCATGCGCGACGCGCGCCAGAGCCCGCAGGTGTTGCTGGCGGGCGTGGGACCCTGGCTCGAGCAGGTGGACATCGAGGCCGAAGGCCCGACGCTGCACTTGTCCCTGCGCTTGACCGTGGCCCAGACCCAAACGCTCTCCGAACGCATAGCGGTCTTGGTGCGCCACCTGGCGTCCCCGCCCTGAGCTGCGTGCTCACCCGGTCTCGGGTCCGCGTGTGGCTTTCCGGCGCGTGGGCCTTTGCGAGCGGGCCCTGGGTGCGGCATCCTGGGCGGCCCGTGCCCCGCCCCCTCGACGATCTCGCAAGCCGCATTTTGGATCGGGGTTTCACGCCTGCTCAACAGGACGTGGAGGGGCTCTTCGTTTTGCTGGGTTCACCCGACCGCGAACAAGGGCGCCTGGCCGGACGGGCTCTGGCCCGGCTCGGGCCCCCCGCGCTCGCGGCGGCGCGTGTCCGCTTCCCGGCGGCAGGTCCTCCGCTGCGCGCCCGGCTGTGCGAACTCATCGCCACGGTGGGCGCGGACACGGGCGACGAAGAGGTGGGCGCCTGGCTTCTCGCGTGCCTGGCTGACCCCGAGGGCGCCACCCGCCGGCGTGCCGCGGCCCAGCTGGGCAAACACGCTCAGGTGTGGGCCTCGACGAAGCACGCGGTGGAGCCCGCGTTGCTCGGCGCCTGGGAAGCCACCCGCGACCCGGCCGACCGACGGGCCCTCGCCGAGGCGCTGGGCAAACAAGGGGGAGCCGCTTCACAGCGAAGCCTGGCGCATCTTCACGACCCACGGTCCGCCGCCGACGCGCTCCTGGGGCAGCGCACGGAGCGGGCCCAGCGGCAGATCGAGCAGCGCACCCTGCGCCACACCCCCACCCGCCTCCGCCTCGAAGCCGCGCTTCCCGCGCACACCCCCGTGTTGCTACACGTGCGTGCGGGGCTCGAGCCTGTGCTGCTGGAAGAGCTGGCAGCCTTGCCCCTGCGCGCGCCCCCACGGCAGGTGGGCCCCGGGCGTGTGCGCGTGCACGCCGAGCGCCTCGCAGACCTTTACCGTGCCCGCACGTTTTTGCACCTCGGGTTTCCGTTGCCCCCGGGGCAAGGGGATCCCGTGGCCGCGGTGGGAGAGGCCCTGACGGCCGACGCCACGGGAGCGCTGCTGCGGACGCTCACCGAAGGCCCGGTTCGTTATCGTCTCGACTGGGGGCGTACGGCGCTCGGCCGCACCGCCACGCAGGCCGTGGCCCGGCAGGTGCAGCAGCAGATCCCCTGGCTCGTCAACGATGCCACGCAGGCGCCCTGGGTGGTGGTGGTGCACCTGGCGGGGGAGCGGGTGCACGTGGAGCTGTGGCCGCGAAGGAGCGAGGGGCGTTCGGTGGATGATCGCTTCGCGTATCGCCGCGTGACCATGCCTGCGTCCTCTCATCCCACGGTGGCCGCGGCGCTCGTGCGCGTGGCGGGACATCGGGACCACGACGTGGTGTGGGATCCCTTTGCCGGCACGGGTGTAGAGTTGGCGGAGCGAGGTCTCGCAGGCGCCTACCGATGTCTGTACGGCAGTGACCTAGACCCTGAAGCCGTGGACGCTTGCCGGCGCAACCTCGCCGCTGCGGGCCTCGCGAAGGCCGAAGTCGTGCAAGCAGACGCCCGCCGGTACACACCACCTCGGCCGCCCACGCTCATCATCACCAACCCCCCGTTCGGGCAAAGGGTGGTCGTGCACGAGGGTGTCGGTGATCTCCTCGCCGCGGTCTTCTCTCACGCGGCCAGGTGCCTTGCCCCGCGCGGACGCATGGTGTTCGTCACGCCCAGGGTCAGTGTGACGGCGCGGGCGCTTTCGGAGGCGGGCCTCGTGCGCCTGCGGCACCTGCCCGTGGATCTCGGGGGCTTTGCGGCCCACCTGGAACTTTGGGAAAAACGCTAGGCAACCTCCGGGTAGCCCCACGTCCCTCACGGCGCGACATGCACGGCACCCTGCATCCCGCTGTGACCGGCACCACAGACGTACCCGAACGTGCCGGCGCGTTCGAACTGCACCACCCCTTCACGATGCAAGGCGATCGGGTTCGGCAGGTCGCCACCCTCGGCGTCGAGCGGGTGAGTCGAAAGGCTGCCCCTCCAACGCACGCCCTGGCCGACGCGCACCACCAGACAACGCTCGGGGTCCTGCCCAAAGCCGTGCGTCCACGCGAGGTTGCGGTCGGCATCGTGGGCGCGGCGGTCAACGTAGTCGCCGGGCTCGCAGCCTTGAACCACACCGCGGACGGGCGCGAGCGATGGTGGTGTCGCGACATCGACGGGGCCCGCGAGGTCGGTAGAGGCGTCCGTCACGCGCTCTCCTTCAATCGAAGTTGACACGCCGTCAGCGCTCGCGTCGCCGCGAGGCTCGGGGTGATGGTCCACGGACGCGTCGACTGACCGGGAGTGGTGCGGATCTCGCATCGTCTCGTCGCCGCACCCGAGGGATACGGTTGCCACTGAGAGGAAGATGACGGCTAGACGCATTCGAGGAGCATGAGACTTGCCGGAGTCCGTCTGAGCGAGCGTAACGATCTCGTTAAACTCTACGTCTCGATGAGCATACTCTCGACTCACTCGCGAACGACGCCTAAGTCTGGTGGTTGGGCGGATGACCTCTTCAAAGTCATTGAGACATCGCGCTGCAACCCACGGTTACTTTCCATTGGAAATCTCAGGGGCCAAAAGGAAAGTCGATTACATATCCAGCTTTGGTTTTCCTCGTTTCGGTTGAAAACGATGGGCCGCGACGTTGGAGGAAGTAAAGCGCTTCTGAACCTTTGGGTGATACGACACGTCCAACGGAGAAAGCCTGCCGAAAATCTATGTAGCGTCCAATCGTATTCGTCTGCCACACGTTTGCGATCACTTCATCGGCGGACGAGAACGCATTCACCGGTCGCACGAGTGGGGCCATCACATGGAAATACTCTGGCCTAAGGTCCGGGTAGCAGGCGGCACAGGTCTTCCCGTAAATGGGGTTTATTCCTTCGGCGTCGCCACGTGTCGCGATTGTAGCGTTGGCGAGGCCCCACATCTCGATGAGGGCGCCTTGTGTGTAACAGGCGAACACCCCGCCATAGTCCGTCACCAAGCGTCCACCTGGAGGGATAACTTGGCGCAAGAACTTGGCCGCGTACCTATAGCTGTCAACGTTGCGGCTTTGCTCTTTAACACCTTCGTTTTTCGCCTCCTCGTGAGGAGAGTTCCAGAACCGGTGGTCCATTCTAACCGCGAGCATGGCCAGGCAACCGGCGGCGACAGGTACAATCAAGGGGTTCAGCCATCGCCGCACAGTCGAACACACGTCAAGAATGTCTCGAGATCCTACAACACTCAAGACCAAGAGTAGAGGAACCACCGGAAGTACGAACCGCCCAAAAGGCATCCAGTCTCCACCCACTTTGGTCACATAAACAAGGTGCAGGACCGAAAAGGCCCCTAGAATCGCCGCTGCAAGGTTGCGCCTCCACAGAAGCCAACACCACGCGGCAAGTCCTAGCCAGAGCCACTGCCCCGTGACTTCGTTCGCGACGTATTCGATTCCACGGAGGGGCAGGAGAACGCCAATGAGTTGCTTCGCGTAGTAAGTGCTGGGCAGCGGCAGGCCGTAGTATGCGTACCGAGCGGCGAACCATAGGGCAAAGACGCCGACCGGGGCGAGATGGAGCCGTGCGGTTAGCCTAAAGGGTCGGGGTTCTTTCAGGTTTACCGCGCGCACGAGGGCGCCTACGATGAGAAATGCGAAGGTCAAAAAGCCATCGATGCGCATGAGGGCGACGGCAAGACCGGCCCAAGCGGCGGTGCGTTGCCAGGTGACCTTTGAGAAACTCGCAACTAGCGAGGCAAAGGCGAACGCGGTTAGGGCCACGTGCGGCAAGGTCTCCATACC encodes the following:
- a CDS encoding methyltransferase; this encodes MPRPLDDLASRILDRGFTPAQQDVEGLFVLLGSPDREQGRLAGRALARLGPPALAAARVRFPAAGPPLRARLCELIATVGADTGDEEVGAWLLACLADPEGATRRRAAAQLGKHAQVWASTKHAVEPALLGAWEATRDPADRRALAEALGKQGGAASQRSLAHLHDPRSAADALLGQRTERAQRQIEQRTLRHTPTRLRLEAALPAHTPVLLHVRAGLEPVLLEELAALPLRAPPRQVGPGRVRVHAERLADLYRARTFLHLGFPLPPGQGDPVAAVGEALTADATGALLRTLTEGPVRYRLDWGRTALGRTATQAVARQVQQQIPWLVNDATQAPWVVVVHLAGERVHVELWPRRSEGRSVDDRFAYRRVTMPASSHPTVAAALVRVAGHRDHDVVWDPFAGTGVELAERGLAGAYRCLYGSDLDPEAVDACRRNLAAAGLAKAEVVQADARRYTPPRPPTLIITNPPFGQRVVVHEGVGDLLAAVFSHAARCLAPRGRMVFVTPRVSVTARALSEAGLVRLRHLPVDLGGFAAHLELWEKR